Proteins co-encoded in one Arthrobacter globiformis genomic window:
- a CDS encoding sigma-70 family RNA polymerase sigma factor, producing the protein MPETPPSLSMAGPPQAASQPSTQTGRLHDAFQNQLVLNYLDLAESLASRYAARGRERSDLVQVAYLGLIKAARGFDAEKGESFPAYAAPTISGELKRFLRDRCWTVRPPRRVQDVRTQLLHTAPDLAQSLGRTPSAQELASELGVTPADVREAQAAGSSMHPDSLDSPDPWGGPTMGEGLVSPDQPIEHLEELVCLNEAIQELDPDDREMLYRRYFREETQVELGKRFGISQMQVSRRLSRILVWLQHRLLDEEGRTADRANGDRDCADQASRSCPTAAKTSSTETASRAGSGVAAKVSPRRA; encoded by the coding sequence ATGCCAGAAACTCCGCCCTCCTTGTCCATGGCCGGCCCGCCACAGGCAGCCTCCCAGCCTTCGACCCAAACGGGCCGGCTGCACGATGCCTTCCAGAACCAGCTGGTGCTCAATTACCTGGACCTGGCCGAGTCGCTTGCCTCGCGGTATGCCGCCCGCGGACGGGAGCGCTCAGACCTGGTCCAGGTGGCCTACCTGGGGCTCATCAAGGCTGCGCGCGGCTTCGACGCGGAGAAGGGTGAGAGTTTCCCTGCCTACGCCGCGCCCACCATCAGCGGCGAACTAAAGCGCTTTCTGCGGGACCGGTGCTGGACAGTGCGGCCGCCGCGGCGTGTTCAGGACGTTCGGACGCAGCTCCTCCATACTGCCCCGGACCTGGCCCAGTCGCTGGGGCGGACTCCGTCGGCGCAGGAACTGGCGAGCGAACTGGGCGTCACCCCGGCGGACGTCCGGGAAGCCCAGGCCGCGGGCAGCAGCATGCATCCCGACTCGCTGGACAGCCCGGACCCGTGGGGCGGGCCGACGATGGGCGAGGGACTGGTTTCACCGGACCAGCCGATCGAACACCTCGAGGAACTCGTATGCCTCAATGAGGCCATCCAGGAACTGGACCCCGACGACCGCGAGATGCTTTACCGGCGGTACTTCCGGGAGGAGACCCAGGTGGAACTGGGCAAACGGTTCGGCATTTCCCAGATGCAGGTATCCCGGCGCCTGTCCCGAATTCTGGTGTGGCTTCAGCACCGGCTGCTTGACGAGGAGGGCCGGACCGCAGACAGGGCCAATGGAGACAGGGACTGCGCGGATCAGGCGAGCCGGAGCTGCCCCACAGCCGCCAAAACATCCTCCACCGAAACCGCCAGCAGGGCCGGGTCCGGCGTGGCCGCGAAGGTGTCACCGCGACGCGCCTGA
- a CDS encoding D-glycero-alpha-D-manno-heptose-1,7-bisphosphate 7-phosphatase: protein MATDASTLKAVLFDRDGTLVFDVPYNGNAELVRPLPGARKVLDEVRSLGLATGVLSNQSGIARGLLTQEEVDSVNARVEDLLGPFDVWEVCPHEAGDGCRCRKPAPGMIQSACRRLGIDPSEAAFIGDIGSDVEAAAAAGARGVLVPTPQTRPEEVTAAPEVAADLEQAVSLLLQGMLLRGPA, encoded by the coding sequence ATGGCAACTGATGCTTCTACGCTCAAGGCCGTGCTGTTCGACAGGGACGGGACGCTGGTGTTTGACGTGCCTTACAACGGCAATGCGGAGCTGGTCAGGCCACTGCCCGGGGCGCGCAAGGTCCTCGACGAGGTGCGCAGCCTGGGCCTGGCCACCGGTGTGCTGAGTAACCAGTCGGGCATTGCCCGTGGCCTCCTGACCCAGGAGGAGGTGGACAGCGTGAACGCCCGGGTGGAGGACCTTCTGGGACCCTTTGACGTCTGGGAAGTCTGTCCGCACGAGGCCGGGGACGGCTGCCGGTGCCGCAAGCCCGCCCCGGGAATGATCCAGAGCGCGTGCCGGCGTCTTGGCATCGACCCGTCGGAGGCGGCGTTCATCGGGGACATCGGCAGCGACGTCGAGGCGGCCGCGGCCGCCGGTGCACGAGGTGTCCTTGTCCCCACTCCCCAAACCCGTCCAGAGGAAGTCACCGCAGCCCCTGAGGTTGCCGCGGACCTCGAACAGGCCGTTTCCCTGTTGCTGCAGGGAATGCTGCTTCGAGGACCGGCATGA
- a CDS encoding glycosyltransferase family 9 protein — protein MEAPNGKHEQPVLLVLRALKLGDLLVAVPALRALRRAYPEHRLLYAAQGWLEDALELVGGYELLPTHGLDVPIPIEAGQVDIAVNLHGSGPESEARLAAVRPRTIVGHRTSARPGPEWMQDIHERERWTRLLQWHGIDAEPDDFRLLPPALPSPCPGATVLHVGAAYGSRLWPEDRFAEVARTLSEDGHQVVFTGSSGERSRALDVARLAGLPEAQVLAGKLRLAEFMAAIAEARLVVSADTGAAHLASAYSRPSVVLFGPAPAEVWGPPPGPHIVLTDAQARRGDTFAATPDPALLAVSVEDVLAAVGQLRLA, from the coding sequence GTGGAAGCACCCAACGGCAAGCACGAACAACCGGTCCTGCTGGTCCTGCGGGCCCTGAAGCTTGGCGACCTGCTGGTTGCCGTTCCCGCGCTGCGCGCCCTGCGCCGTGCCTATCCGGAACACCGCCTGCTGTACGCGGCGCAGGGCTGGCTGGAGGACGCCCTGGAGCTCGTGGGTGGCTACGAACTGCTTCCGACCCATGGCCTGGATGTTCCGATTCCCATCGAGGCAGGCCAGGTGGACATCGCCGTGAACCTGCACGGCAGCGGACCTGAAAGCGAGGCACGGCTCGCCGCCGTGCGGCCCAGGACGATCGTTGGCCACCGCACGTCTGCACGGCCCGGCCCGGAGTGGATGCAGGACATCCATGAGCGTGAGCGGTGGACCAGGCTGCTGCAGTGGCATGGCATTGACGCCGAACCGGACGATTTCCGCCTTCTCCCGCCTGCCCTTCCCAGTCCCTGCCCCGGGGCCACGGTGCTGCACGTAGGGGCCGCCTATGGCAGCCGGCTCTGGCCGGAGGACCGCTTTGCCGAAGTAGCGCGCACCCTCTCGGAGGATGGCCACCAGGTCGTGTTCACCGGCAGTTCCGGGGAACGGTCCCGGGCCCTGGACGTTGCACGGCTCGCGGGGCTACCGGAAGCACAGGTCCTGGCGGGAAAACTGCGGCTGGCCGAATTCATGGCCGCCATCGCGGAGGCCCGGCTGGTGGTCTCCGCAGACACCGGCGCGGCGCACCTGGCCTCTGCGTATTCGCGGCCCTCAGTGGTGCTTTTCGGTCCCGCCCCGGCCGAGGTCTGGGGCCCGCCACCGGGGCCGCATATTGTGCTGACAGACGCTCAGGCGCGTCGCGGTGACACCTTCGCGGCCACGCCGGACCCGGCCCTGCTGGCGGTTTCGGTGGAGGATGTTTTGGCGGCTGTGGGGCAGCTCCGGCTCGCCTGA
- a CDS encoding NAD-dependent epimerase/dehydratase family protein encodes MRIAITGASGNVGTALLRRLQRARQEHPGGLELVGISRRTPDTSQPPYAGVEWHSLDVGAEGAAQDLAKAFAGADAVMHLAWQIQPNRDLPQLHRTNVTGTANMLAAAREAGVNHVVCASSVGAYSKAPKDRRVDESWPAGGMEGSHYSRDKAEQEKLLDRFAADNPSVTVARLRPGLIFQGQAGSEIGRYFLGWVHPRFVPRRPALPILPIPEELIFQAVHADDVAEAYWRVLERRAGGPFNVAAEPVVTPQNLARLFSAKRILPVPVRALHAFVGATWRLRLQQTDSGWVEMAAGAPIMDTSRIRNELGWEPQTPSLEAIREVIEGMGKGAGAPASPPLKPRRTLSTFMRRN; translated from the coding sequence ATGCGTATCGCGATCACGGGTGCCAGCGGCAATGTGGGAACAGCACTCCTGCGCAGGCTTCAGAGGGCCCGGCAGGAACACCCCGGCGGACTGGAACTGGTGGGCATCAGCCGCCGCACGCCGGACACTTCACAGCCGCCCTATGCCGGCGTCGAGTGGCACTCCCTGGACGTTGGTGCCGAGGGTGCGGCGCAGGACTTGGCCAAGGCCTTCGCCGGGGCCGACGCCGTGATGCACCTTGCCTGGCAGATCCAGCCGAACCGGGACCTCCCGCAACTGCACCGCACCAATGTCACCGGCACTGCCAACATGCTGGCGGCTGCCCGGGAAGCAGGAGTGAATCACGTGGTGTGCGCCTCCTCGGTTGGCGCGTACAGCAAGGCACCCAAGGACCGTCGCGTGGATGAATCCTGGCCTGCAGGAGGCATGGAGGGCTCACATTACAGCCGGGACAAGGCCGAGCAGGAAAAGCTGCTGGACAGGTTCGCGGCGGATAATCCGTCGGTTACCGTGGCCAGGCTGCGCCCCGGGCTCATCTTCCAAGGTCAGGCCGGAAGCGAAATCGGCAGGTACTTCCTGGGGTGGGTCCACCCGAGGTTCGTCCCACGCCGGCCGGCGTTGCCAATATTGCCGATTCCCGAGGAACTGATCTTTCAGGCGGTGCATGCCGACGACGTCGCGGAGGCGTACTGGCGTGTGCTTGAGCGCAGGGCTGGCGGCCCCTTCAATGTGGCGGCCGAGCCGGTGGTCACGCCGCAAAACCTGGCCCGGCTCTTTTCCGCCAAGAGGATCCTCCCCGTCCCGGTACGCGCTCTCCACGCCTTCGTCGGTGCCACCTGGCGGCTGCGGCTGCAGCAGACAGACTCGGGATGGGTGGAGATGGCGGCAGGCGCGCCGATCATGGACACCAGCCGGATCCGGAACGAGCTCGGCTGGGAGCCGCAAACGCCGTCGCTGGAGGCCATCCGTGAAGTGATAGAGGGCATGGGAAAGGGCGCCGGCGCGCCGGCGTCCCCGCCGCTCAAACCGCGGCGCACCCTCTCGACGTTCATGCGCCGGAACTGA
- a CDS encoding glycosyltransferase, whose product MRILLWHVHGSWTDAFVRGRHEYLLPLLPGGGPWGLGRAGRNWPASVREVALAELDASSIDAVVLQRPEEAGEVMRVLGRRPGVDLPAVYVEHNTPKGDVPFTVHPLGEQRDIPIVHVTHFNELFWDSGSAPTKVIEHGIADPGYLYTGEVPELGVVVNEPVRRGRVTGTDLLPRFATAGPLQVFGMGGEGLAEATGIPSPRLTIRGDLKTVDLHRELARCRAYLHPLRWTSLGLALLEAMHLGMPVLALATTEAARAVPPEAGCISTDVEELRRCARLLVNDPEEARRRGKAAREAALERYGLERFLADWDEVLADLAPTDPGDGPQRAFEEAAASEGAASEGSGPDALSAARERNTH is encoded by the coding sequence ATGAGAATTTTGCTTTGGCACGTGCACGGGTCGTGGACGGACGCGTTTGTCCGCGGCCGGCACGAGTACCTGCTGCCACTCCTGCCGGGGGGCGGTCCGTGGGGGCTGGGGCGGGCGGGCCGGAACTGGCCAGCCTCCGTGCGGGAGGTTGCGCTCGCGGAGCTGGACGCCAGCAGCATTGACGCCGTGGTGCTCCAGCGTCCGGAGGAAGCCGGGGAGGTCATGCGCGTCCTGGGCCGCCGGCCCGGCGTCGATCTTCCCGCCGTGTACGTGGAACACAACACACCCAAGGGCGATGTTCCTTTCACCGTCCATCCGCTCGGGGAGCAGCGCGACATCCCGATCGTCCACGTGACCCATTTCAACGAGCTGTTCTGGGACAGCGGCAGCGCACCGACGAAGGTCATCGAGCACGGCATCGCGGACCCCGGCTACCTGTATACGGGGGAGGTACCGGAACTGGGCGTCGTGGTCAATGAACCGGTGCGCCGCGGACGCGTGACGGGGACGGACCTGTTGCCCCGCTTCGCCACCGCAGGTCCGCTCCAGGTCTTCGGCATGGGCGGCGAAGGGCTGGCGGAAGCCACAGGCATTCCCTCGCCGCGCCTCACCATCCGGGGTGATCTGAAAACCGTGGATCTCCACCGTGAACTGGCGCGGTGCCGGGCGTACCTGCACCCGCTCCGTTGGACCTCCCTGGGACTGGCGTTGCTGGAAGCGATGCACCTCGGCATGCCGGTCCTGGCTCTCGCCACCACCGAGGCGGCGCGGGCCGTCCCACCTGAGGCAGGCTGCATCTCCACAGACGTGGAGGAGCTGCGCCGGTGTGCCCGGCTGCTGGTCAACGACCCCGAGGAGGCCCGGCGGCGGGGCAAGGCGGCGCGGGAGGCCGCCCTCGAGCGCTACGGACTTGAGCGTTTCCTGGCGGACTGGGATGAGGTGCTGGCGGATCTGGCCCCGACAGATCCGGGGGACGGCCCGCAGCGGGCGTTTGAGGAGGCGGCTGCATCCGAGGGTGCAGCTTCAGAGGGGTCCGGACCGGATGCCCTGTCCGCGGCGCGAGAAAGGAATACCCATTGA
- a CDS encoding glycosyltransferase family 9 protein, translated as MSRVLVARLDSVGDVLLAGPAVRAVANGRRADGGSPNDVVVLCGPQGQAAASLLPNVADVFAWDTPWISNPAPQVTGPHLDSLVGFVRNSRITEAVILTSFHQSPLPLALLLRLAGVERITGASTDYAGSLLDVRLKPGEDFPEDQPEAVRALGIARAAGFRLKTGDDGKLMVKDPPAVRHLVGDGPYVVVHPGATVPARAWPPLHHAAAVELLEGAGHRVVVTGGPGETALTATVAGPSAIDLGGRTDLSTLSGVLANADVVVTGNTGPAHLAAAVGTPVVSLFSPVVPAVRWAPYGVPLELLGDQNAPCRLSRARICPVPGHPCLSSVSPEQVVEAVERLLSGVSSLSTRRKVRKQ; from the coding sequence ATGAGCAGGGTTCTGGTGGCCCGGCTGGACAGCGTCGGTGACGTCCTCCTGGCAGGCCCGGCCGTCAGGGCCGTGGCGAACGGACGGCGGGCCGACGGCGGCAGCCCCAACGACGTCGTCGTGCTGTGCGGACCGCAGGGCCAGGCGGCCGCCTCACTGTTGCCCAACGTTGCGGACGTTTTTGCCTGGGATACCCCATGGATCAGCAACCCCGCCCCTCAAGTGACGGGCCCGCACCTGGACTCGCTGGTGGGCTTTGTCCGTAATTCGCGGATCACTGAGGCCGTTATCCTCACCTCGTTCCACCAGTCGCCGCTTCCCTTGGCGCTCCTCCTGCGGTTGGCCGGAGTGGAGCGCATCACCGGAGCTTCAACCGACTACGCGGGCTCCCTCCTGGATGTCCGGCTGAAACCCGGCGAGGACTTTCCCGAGGACCAGCCGGAGGCCGTGCGGGCGCTGGGCATCGCCCGCGCGGCGGGGTTCCGGCTCAAGACCGGAGACGACGGAAAGCTCATGGTCAAGGATCCTCCGGCGGTCCGGCACCTGGTGGGGGACGGGCCCTACGTGGTGGTCCATCCCGGAGCCACGGTGCCGGCCCGGGCCTGGCCACCGCTTCACCATGCGGCGGCCGTGGAACTGCTGGAGGGCGCCGGCCACAGGGTGGTCGTAACCGGGGGGCCGGGTGAAACAGCCCTTACCGCAACGGTGGCCGGCCCTTCAGCCATCGACCTCGGCGGGCGGACTGACCTTTCCACCCTGTCCGGTGTCCTTGCCAACGCTGACGTTGTGGTCACCGGAAACACCGGACCCGCGCATCTGGCCGCCGCCGTCGGAACCCCGGTGGTGAGCCTGTTTTCGCCCGTTGTGCCGGCTGTCCGCTGGGCGCCGTACGGCGTTCCGCTGGAACTGCTTGGAGACCAGAATGCGCCATGCAGGCTAAGCCGCGCACGCATCTGTCCGGTACCGGGACATCCCTGCCTTAGCTCGGTCTCGCCCGAACAGGTGGTGGAAGCGGTCGAGCGCCTGCTGAGCGGGGTCTCCTCGCTCAGCACACGGAGAAAGGTCCGGAAACAATGA
- a CDS encoding glycosyltransferase: MKISMISEHASPLAALGGVDAGGQNVHVAALSSALARRGHRVTVYTRRDAPDLPARVRVHPRLEVVHVDAGPAEHVPKDELLPYMGALADGVVQDWGDSPPHVVHGHFWMSGVAALDAARREPGGFRVPVVQTFHALGTVKRRHQGAADTSPSERRFLEPSVGRSADRIVATCSDEVFELRAMGIDTRRVSIAPCGVDLELFSSGGPADVPARTHRILSVGRLVPRKGVDLVIRALPYLLKEGFDDVELLIVGGGADEGGQDPEARRLMDLARDLGVAAHVELRGQVPREAMPGIFRSADAVVCTPWYEPFGIVPLEAMACGVPVVAAAVGGLTDSVVDQGTGLHVPPKDPEAIAEAIGTLMASPDLRAKLGRAGERRAKARYSWNRVAAETEKAYQLAIAGSAEAGSLEPMEGAAL, from the coding sequence TTGAAGATCTCAATGATTTCAGAACACGCCAGTCCTTTGGCAGCGCTCGGCGGAGTGGACGCAGGCGGCCAGAACGTGCACGTGGCCGCGCTTTCATCGGCGCTGGCCCGGCGGGGCCACCGCGTGACCGTGTACACCAGGCGCGACGCGCCGGATCTGCCAGCGAGGGTGCGGGTACATCCACGGCTTGAGGTAGTTCACGTGGACGCCGGCCCGGCCGAACATGTGCCCAAGGACGAGCTCCTCCCTTACATGGGCGCCCTGGCGGATGGCGTGGTCCAGGACTGGGGTGACTCGCCGCCGCATGTGGTGCACGGCCATTTCTGGATGTCGGGCGTCGCCGCGCTGGACGCCGCACGCCGGGAGCCCGGGGGTTTCCGGGTTCCCGTGGTGCAGACCTTCCACGCGCTGGGCACCGTCAAGCGCCGCCACCAGGGTGCCGCCGACACCAGCCCGTCCGAGAGGCGCTTCCTCGAACCGTCCGTGGGCCGGTCGGCTGACCGCATTGTGGCCACGTGCTCGGACGAGGTCTTCGAGCTGAGGGCCATGGGGATTGATACCCGCCGGGTTTCCATCGCTCCCTGCGGAGTGGACCTGGAGCTCTTCTCCAGCGGCGGCCCGGCCGACGTTCCGGCCCGGACGCACCGCATCCTTTCCGTTGGCCGGCTGGTTCCGCGTAAGGGCGTGGACCTGGTGATCCGCGCGCTGCCTTATCTGCTGAAGGAGGGGTTCGACGACGTCGAGCTGCTCATCGTGGGCGGCGGCGCGGATGAGGGCGGGCAGGATCCGGAGGCGCGCCGGCTAATGGACTTGGCCCGGGACCTCGGCGTGGCGGCCCATGTGGAGCTCAGGGGCCAGGTTCCCAGGGAAGCCATGCCCGGAATCTTCCGAAGCGCGGACGCTGTGGTCTGCACTCCCTGGTACGAGCCCTTCGGCATCGTTCCCCTGGAGGCCATGGCGTGTGGCGTTCCGGTGGTCGCGGCGGCGGTGGGAGGCCTGACTGACAGCGTGGTGGACCAGGGAACCGGCCTGCACGTGCCGCCGAAAGACCCCGAAGCCATCGCAGAAGCCATTGGCACCCTGATGGCCAGCCCGGACCTTCGCGCAAAACTCGGACGAGCCGGCGAGCGGCGGGCGAAGGCCCGCTACTCCTGGAACAGGGTGGCAGCGGAAACCGAAAAGGCCTACCAACTGGCCATCGCAGGCTCAGCAGAAGCAGGCAGCCTGGAACCGATGGAAGGAGCGGCACTGTGA